From a single Rhinolophus ferrumequinum isolate MPI-CBG mRhiFer1 chromosome 15, mRhiFer1_v1.p, whole genome shotgun sequence genomic region:
- the AGRP gene encoding agouti-related protein, whose amino-acid sequence MLTAVLLSGALLLALPALQGAQMGLAPLEGIGRPDQGLFPELPGLGLRPGLKKTPAEQAEEALLQEAKDVAEVLDPEEREPRSPRRCVRLHESCLGHQVPCCDPCATCYCRFFNAFCYCRKLGTTMNPCSRT is encoded by the exons ATGCTGACCGCCGTGCTGCTGAGCGGTGCCCTGCTGCTGGCGCTGCCTGCCCTGCAGGGGGCCCAGATGGGCTTGGCCCCCCTGGAGGGCATTGGAAGGCCTGACCAGGGCTTGTTCCCAGAGCTGCCAG GCCTGGGCCTGAGGCCTGGGCTGAAGAAGACACCTGCAGAACAGGCGGAAGAGGCTCTGCTGCAGGAGGCCAAGGACGTGGCAGAG GTGCTAGATCCTGAAGAACGTGAACCACGCTCCCCTCGTCGATGTGTACGGCTGCACGAGTCCTGTCTGGGACACCAGGTACCGTGCTGTGACCCATGCGCCACGTGCTACTGCCGATTCTTCAACGCCTTCTGCTACTGCCGCAAGCTGGGTACTACCATGAACCCCTGCAGCCGCACCTAG